Proteins from one Psychromonas sp. psych-6C06 genomic window:
- a CDS encoding MATE family efflux transporter, with protein sequence MQSTSPVLTGRIVSTFFYYVLPSIIGLVAITTASLVDGIFVGNAVGANALAAITLLMPYFTLMISVALMIAIGGAVSAGKFIGEQDTPSASKIFSQSLIAVVLITLFFSLLSLIFETQLFSLLNVPESMVDLVQSYFSVIRWVFILQLLTMVLYYFVRADDHLKLATTALVSGAVVNIVLDAWFILGLDLGLVGAAYATAIAQLIQFLILARYFISPRKTLIFALEKRDWHMFLRSAYNGISEFVNEASVGLLFLLLNILLISRLGIDGVAAFTVVNYFIFLSVMLSYGIADALHLLVSQNFGAKNILRMRQFLLTAISTTLALGVLIILLILIWQQTAISWFLNHDADNVAVMTSQLILLIWPLFLVNGLNIILSCYLTAIHQPAPSTIIALLRGLILPITLLLICYLLFEQHDSAFLFLIALPIAEWLAFLIALWFCYRHWPKVT encoded by the coding sequence ATGCAAAGCACTAGCCCTGTATTAACAGGACGTATAGTTAGTACCTTTTTTTATTATGTACTGCCCTCTATTATTGGCCTCGTTGCCATTACAACAGCAAGTTTAGTTGATGGTATTTTTGTCGGTAATGCAGTCGGTGCTAATGCGCTAGCCGCGATTACACTATTAATGCCCTACTTTACGCTGATGATATCTGTGGCTTTGATGATTGCGATCGGAGGCGCGGTAAGTGCAGGAAAGTTTATTGGCGAACAGGATACACCTTCCGCTTCAAAGATCTTTAGTCAATCATTGATCGCCGTAGTGCTGATCACCCTGTTTTTTTCATTATTAAGTCTGATTTTCGAAACACAACTTTTCAGCTTACTGAATGTTCCAGAGTCAATGGTCGATTTAGTTCAGAGCTATTTTTCAGTTATTCGATGGGTATTTATTCTCCAGTTACTTACCATGGTGCTGTATTATTTTGTTCGCGCCGACGACCATCTTAAATTAGCGACAACCGCCTTAGTAAGCGGTGCAGTGGTAAATATTGTCTTGGATGCGTGGTTTATTTTAGGCTTAGACTTAGGCTTGGTTGGCGCAGCCTATGCCACTGCTATCGCGCAATTAATACAATTTTTAATCTTAGCGCGATATTTTATCAGCCCCAGAAAGACCTTGATATTCGCACTAGAAAAACGTGATTGGCATATGTTTCTTCGTTCCGCCTATAACGGTATTTCAGAGTTTGTTAACGAAGCCTCCGTTGGCTTGCTATTTTTATTACTTAACATATTACTGATTTCTCGCTTAGGCATTGATGGCGTAGCTGCTTTTACCGTCGTTAATTACTTTATTTTCCTGAGTGTGATGCTGAGTTACGGTATTGCTGATGCGTTGCATCTATTGGTTAGCCAAAATTTTGGAGCTAAAAACATACTGCGAATGCGCCAATTTTTACTTACCGCTATTAGTACTACATTGGCACTCGGTGTATTGATTATTTTGCTGATTCTAATTTGGCAACAAACCGCTATATCATGGTTTTTAAATCATGATGCTGACAATGTTGCAGTGATGACCTCACAACTTATTCTTTTAATTTGGCCTTTATTTTTAGTGAATGGGTTAAATATTATCTTAAGCTGTTATTTAACCGCGATTCATCAGCCGGCCCCTTCTACGATCATCGCTTTATTAAGGGGGTTAATACTACCGATAACGCTTTTGCTCATCTGCTATTTGTTATTTGAACAACACGACTCTGCATTTCTTTTCTTAATTGCATTGCCCATTGCAGAGTGGCTGGCTTTTCTAATTGCACTTTGGTTTTGCTATCGTCATTGGCCGAAAGTTACCTAA